The genomic segment CAACGAGAAGGTGAGGCGCCTCTCGACTCGTCCCCGCGTTGTCTCTGAGCTTttcgtgtgtggtcgattggtcgcccgaccgcgacaacgggcgaccaaaagaccggcgacaaaacaaggtaaaacaacacggtctacgcatgaagaaaagccaacaatggccatgagcagtttcgctgagccgacgtgtgagtgtagaagtttgtatgtacatgcactgtccctttaagaagcgacgtcagtcagggtcttaacaagttctccaacacaaaacaatcaaagtttgggaaatttggagcttttctttagcctaataattaatagggcattaagtatgactaaatagtaattcggagtttgtatttagggaatttgagcaacgattaaaatggtaattatcacttaccttccgggcgaccaaaagatcggcgaccaattgaccgtgtaccgagCTTTTGAAGTGTTTTACAGAGGCAAGAAAACTTGTTTGTGTgcttgttttttgaatgtgcagTACTTTGCCGACCTGCGCAACAGCATCGTGAACAGCCAGCCACCGGAGAAGCAGCAGGCCATGCACCTGTGCTTTGAGAACCTGATGGAAGGAATCGAACGTAACCTTCTCACCAAGAACCGAGACAGGTGCTGCAGCCGGCCCTCGCCCCGCTCCCGCTAGGCGCTCACgtccgttttttttgcctcaggTTCACCCAGAACTTGTCGGTGTTCCGGCGAGAGGTCAACGACAGCATGAAGAACTCCACGTGCGGCGTCAACAGCAACGACATGATGAGCTGACGTCCCGACGAGCGCCCGTCCCGCCCCCCTCCGCGTCGATACGAGCttctataaatatatacagatcTATTTTAACGGCGTCGGCGGGAGGGCGGGAAGGCCCGAGGAGCTGGctgccccccccctccccgccGGACCTGCCGCTGGAGCGTACGTTTCCTTTGCTAGCATTTTCCACCATGTTTATATTACGCGGGTGGAATTCTCCAGCTTTTTACATCGGCGGAGGCGGGAAAAGACAAAAGGAAGGAAGCGTTCACTTGTAAATAGTCGTCAAAGGCGCATCCACTTTGCACTCAATCTGGAAAGATTCAAAAAGCAAACGAGATTCCCAAGGACCAGGCCGGGAATCCATCTGGACCGGAGCGGTCTGGACCAGACCGGAGCGGAGCGGGCGCTTCCGCAACGACTGACGGTCGGAAGACGCGTGCGTGCGTGGCTACCTGAGAGCGTTTCTTCCAACTTTTTGTTTACTTTCTGGATTCCggggaccaggttgtggtcccGTTTGGTGTGCGTGCGTATGTTGGTGAGTGTTTGGGACACTGGCGCCCCTGGAGGCGCTGAGTTGCATTTGTGTCTGACGTGAATGTGGAGTAGCAGCTGTGTTGTCTCAGCATTGTGACTGCAAATAAACCTCATTCTTTGTATAAAACGTCCCTGTGCGGTTAAAAGACAAACTTAAGACGATGCTTTCGgtatattttgatatattcTGGCTCGGGAATGTATGTTTATGGAAGTGGTTtgacgcaaaatggccgacaagtgagGCCTCTCGCTCCATTGGTTCGGCGCGCTTCGGGCATCTAgccatttaaaatatttctgcTGTTGAGTTGAGGCGGGTCTCGAAGACAGTCACGTGATGCGAGAGCAGCCCCTGCGTCGTGATGTCATTCGACTCAGCTGACTATCCTGCGCCATTTAATCACGTAGCTGGTCGGAAGAGCTTCGCAGCGTCCGTTTATTAAGCTCCTCTCGGTTGTCGTCTAACGTTTCTTCCTCCTTCGGCATGGCGAGTCAGTCGCAGGGTATCCAGCAGCTGCTGCAGGCCGAGAAGAGAGCCGCGGAGAAGGTGGCTGAAGCCCGCAAACGTGAGTGCAAAACACCGTGGCCTAGTTCCGTTCGTCCGCTAGTCGTTAGCCCCGAGGCCGTTCTTCCAGAATTCGTAGTGTTCGTTTGTCTTTACTGTAACGAAAGCCGAAAGTGAATTGTAGAAGTATTCGTTTCATTCGCTTCGGCTATCCTACTCCTCCAAATCGAGTTGAATTTTGGGAACGGGTCACGTGAGACTGCTTCCTCTTATGCTGCGGCGCCGTCACGTGACCTACGAGGACAGTCTATCCTTTACTTTTGACTAGCGTTACGGCCAGAAATAACAAATACTGTGTCATATATCTAACAAATACTGTGTCATATATCTAACAAATACTGTGTCATATATCAGCGCGACCTAAATGTTCTAGACAAAAAtgtatagtcctgaaaacaaatgaattgcaaTTGCAGAAAGCCCAGACAGGTTAATTCACATATTACTCCTGCGCTTTCTGCCGTACCACGAGACGTCAAACTCTGTATACTTTTTCCACGTTTTGCTTTTGCTATCGCAGACAAAGTCACAAGTGCACGGCGAAGCCACGTCAACATGCTTTGCTGCGTTCTCTGCAGGTAAAAACCGGCGTCTGAAACAAGCCAAAGAAGAAGCGCAAGCTGAGATTGAACAATACCGACTGCAAAGGGACAAAGAGTTCAAGACCAAAGAGGCAGCGGTGAGGACGCCTTTACCGCCGTTGACGCTGACGGACGTCCCGTCCGTTTGGACTACGCCAGTTCAAACGGACGGGCGACCGGTCACTCGTCGTTCGTTGTTTTCTATACCTACACTTCAAAAACACGACTGAATTTTTGCGTTCAGGCACTGGGTTCCCACGGCAACAGTGCGGTGGAGGTGGACCGCGACACGGTCGAGCGCATGGGTCGTATCCAGGCCAGTTACCGTGGCAACCGAGACACCGTCCTGGGCGACCTCCTGCGTCGCGTGTGCGACATCAAGCCCGAGTTGCACGCTAACTACCGCGTGGCTGGCTAGCCGGTAGTATCTTCTAGTCTTTTTTCTGGGATAAAGGCTTTCCTGAAAGCGTCCCGTTAAGTTATTCGTCTTTTTGCCCGTGCTCTCGTCTGATAGGCCACGTATGGAGGCTTTTATTGTGGAAGTATTGTCCTCTACACGGCCAAGTGGGAATTCCTGTGTGTGTTAATTGTGTCAATAAATATGGTGTCAATACAAGAGATATTTGTTCTCTTTTACTGTCAGGAGGTGGAAAACAGTCAGTAAGCAAATTGACCTGCCACAGTGTCTCATACTTCCTCCAGGCTTGTTCTAGCTTATTTATTTGTCCAGCCTCGCCTATGAGTCAACTTATTTGGCAAAATATAAACGGGTCGGAGGTGAGCTGTTTTGGATGTGCTGTTCTTCCATATAAATAGCTTACTAAGTGGGAAATGCCGATGTTGTGAAAAGTAAAGCTCTCAATCGCGCCAGCCAATCGTGTCACGTGATTTCTCCCACTCTACGTGGCTTCGCTCTGTAGCCATAGATATCCCATTCACAAGGCTAGATGTCCGCTGTGTACCAACGTAACGACTGGACAGATAACTTGATGGTCAATGAACGTGTACTACGGCTCAAATTTCAAACCGTATTTTTCATTAACATAAAAGATGAAGTCAATTTAATACATACTTAAAAATATTTGCCTTCATAGATCTATATGAATCCTGCGAATAAGAGTGTTTGACTGGATACAATCATTCTCAGTGGGTTAGTACAAGAGAGAAGTTCTCTGCTCCAAGATGGCGACCACCGGCCGACTCCCCCTTTTGTTTTAATTGGTCCATTTCGCTATCGCTCTCCTCCATGACGTTAGTGGCGGAAGTGGAGCTAGCATTCTCAAAAGAAGAGACGGACTGTGAGCACGAGAGCAGAGCAGTCGCTTTAAGTATAAGTCGTCAATTTTCTCACTTTCCcctcattgtttattttagctttctgAAAAAGGACCGAAAAACGCCAAGAAGAATTCCTCCAAGTTTCCCAGGTTAGTCCAATTTTTTGCCCGTGACCTCTGCAAGCTTGAATTGTTTGTTGACTTAACTAGTTATTTGGTTGGTTTAACTGTATTGGTGTGTATCTTTAGAATGTGGATAAACTCGAtgttctaaataaataaatgccatCTTAATCTTGCTGACGAAAAAGTCCAAGTGTTGTATATGTATAGTTGGGTTTAGGATTAGGAACTTTGTAAGGgtgaggcagaaaaaaaaatgaatacatgtttTCATTCTGTAACAATGCAAACGTTTTCAAACTTTTGGACTCTTTTGATGTTGTTCCATCCATTGTTATAGAATATCAAAGCGTCAAAGCACCCTCCGGAGAAGTCCCCGACGACGGGCCGGCAACTGAATCGCTGACTGTAAGCCTTCCTGGGGGTCAAAGGTTGATACGCAAAAGGTTGAGGAGTTCAAATCTGCTTTTATAGCGTTCTGCCGTACGTTACGTGTACGATCAAAAGGGCTTTCTAGGGAAACTTTCCACGTCAGCGTCTTCTCGCTGCCTTTTTAGTGCAACTGAAGCTCCGTTTCATCAAGGTTCTTCGATTGGCCAGTCGCCGCCCTCTTTTTTCGCCCCCGGCCACCGGCCCAATCGGATCACGGCGCGGCGGCGCCTGCCGTCGTCATGCCGACGGTGATGCGGACCATGAGGACCAGAACCTCATTAAACGAATCTGTTTGGATAATCCTATAATGCCTGGCCGCTTGAGTGAGCCACCACACAAATAAAACGCCAATATTAGAGGGAAAAAGATCCACATTATCAAATCAGTGGCGTCAAGCCTACGGCCAAATTCGATTCTGCCCGGCGTAAACTGTGTTTGTGGTGTAATCTGACATTTCTCTACGCACTGATTCCAATGACATCtgctttttcccctttttttgtactttctaAACATCAATGTTAATTTTTctgtccctttttttttttgcttgtcagTCATGAACCACAGCGCCATGCAGATGGAGCACAACCAGCAGGACCACGCCCACCACAATCACGTCATGGCGCCCACGGCCATGCCCACCCACGGAGGCGGTCACGACCACGGCGGAGGGGGTGAAGGGGACCACTGCGGCGGAATGGTAGGCGCTAACGCCGGGCCACGATCTGACGCTAAAGCTAACTTGCCGACCCCGCCTAGGCCATGACCTTCTACTTCGGCTACTCCAATGTGCCGCTGCTCTTCAACGGACTGACCATCAACACCGTCGGAGGTGAGCTCGACAAAACTGGCCCTCCACTGGGGTCCCGCTTACACTCCTCTTCCCCCAGAAATGGTGGGTGCCTGCCTGGGCGTCTTCCTGTTGGCCGTCCTGTACGAAGGCCTGAAGATGGGCCGCGAGTCGCTACTCCGTCGCAGTCAGGTCAACGTGCGCTACAACTGCATGCCGCTGCCGGGCGCCGACGGCACCGTGCTCATGGAGACGCACAAGACGGTCGGGTAGGTGGCGGTGAGCCGACGCGGAACCGTGCGGAACCCCGCAGAACCGTGCAGAACCTAATTGGGATGCCGTGGTTTTCCAGGCAAAGGATGCTGAGCCCCGCTCACTTCCTGCAGACGCTCCTCCacgtggtccaggtggtggtcagCTATCTGTTGATGCTGGTTTTCATGACGTACAACGCGTACCTGTgcgcggcggtggcggtgggcGCCGGGATGGGCTACTTCCTGTTCAGCTGGCGCAAGGCGGTGGTGGTGGACATCACGGAGCACTGCCATTAACGCCGCACCCTCGTCTTAATGACGCTCATTTAATTTGCAGCCCGTAGTTTGGTGTCTAGCGCCGCCGGATGGACTTTAGCGCCCGACACGCATTTGATTTAGTTGTTCGGTGCCGTTTCGCACAATCACGTCCTTTTTTTTTAGTCGTATCGTGAAAGCCAAATGCTGAATTTTTAGAAGGTTTTAATGAGCCTTAAAGACACACGTTGCCTTTAAAGTTGTCAGGCGACAGGACCAATGCTGGAATCACACTTCTCAAATGATCACGCGTCATTGTATTCccacaaaatcaaaaaaatgttCTGAAATGATCATTAAACAATTCCTGTCAAACGCAGGCAAATGTTTTACATGTGCCAATAGACACTGTAAAGCAGTCAATTTATTGGGGGCTGCTGGAAATAAGGATTACGGAATTCTAGAATTAAAGTTGCCCCTACTAAAATCTGTGCaagagtttgtatttttttgtggaatttatgtactccatttttaaaactatttccaCTGTTTTTCGTGAACCACTTCACAAAATGTGTGCAGCTCATAGAAATCCTGCACTCCCCCGCCAGTCCGCTGGGTAGTGCTCATCTCTTTCACCGCCATGAGAAAAGGCTGCAAGTTCCGGGTGGGAGGTCACACTTGACACTTTGCGATCCGTTCGTCCCTTCCTTCCTTCGCCCGGGTCATTTGAGCACTTTTGGCGCTTGGAGGCGGCTCTGCCGGCCATTCCCTTCCCTGTCTCGCTCCAAATGGCGTTCCGACGACCGGACAGTTTCGACGGACTCGGATACCGCCACGGCGGCGGTGCCGAGACGCCCTACTCCCTGCGGAGCGCCTCGACGGCGGGGGAGGCTGCTCCGCAGCAGCCGCAGCATCCGCAGCACCTCCACTGGGTGAGCTCGCCGCCGGACATTCCCGGCAGCCGCAACCTGCACACCGGAGAGCGGACGCCGTTGTACGACGGAGGAGCCTCGGGGGAACGCGACTGGGACGCCGGACTGCAACAacctccgccgccgccccctcctGGTGGGTCACCTCTCCTCGCTTGTCTCGCATTAGCTTAGCTTAATAGCTTATCTGATTGGAGCGTAATACTTTACGCTCAGGTGAAGCTAAAAGAGGGCCTCCGATATTACATGCAGCTCGTTTATAGCCACTTTCTGGGTTAAAACTGctgaaatacaaatattagAAATGAAATGATCCACTTTTTATGGCTGTTGTTGTTATACTAAATGTCTCGTTGGTTATGTCCAATTGAAAAAGATTGACtccccaaaaagcaaaaaaaatgttatgaaatGGTAAAACACGGTTTTCCCATCactttataagcctggcggaGCGCTAGTTGTCCGTTTCCCCCCCTCAGAGTAAATAATTATACAGATTTTGGTCAATATGTGGCGCATCATCGCATCCAATTTTGGATCTTGAGATGCCGCCTTGAGTTGAAAATTGTTTTGCGTCTTTTCACGCTTGCAGAGCAGCTGAACCGCCTCACCGGCTTCGGGATCGGACTCGTCAGGTGAGCCGTCGTCGTCGTGGCGGCGTACGTGCCGGAGCTCCGCTCACCCGCCGCCGTCCCGCCTCGGTGCAGTCTGTTTGCAGAGAACGTGCTGACGCATCCCTGCGTGGTCTTTCGCCGCCAATGTCAGGTGGACTACCACGCCCGCTGCTACCACCTGACGCCCTTCAGCGCGTTGGCCGTCATGTACGCCATCAGCAAGGCGCAGGTATTGACATCGACTTTTTCGGTTCGAGTGCATTTCCCGCTTGCGTGCTGTCTGTGTTGGTCAGGTGTTTTTGCGCTAGAGTGCGCGGTGGTCAAGTGTATGCCCTTTGTTTCAGGGCCCCAGGGCGCTGTGGAAGGGTCTGGGCAGCACCTTCGTGGTCCACGGCGTGACGCTGGGAGCCGAGGGGATCCTCAGCGAGTTCACACCCTTGCCACGGTAAGACGCCGTTGGCCCGCGAGCGCGCTTTGATGGACCCGTTAGCGAGAC from the Stigmatopora argus isolate UIUO_Sarg chromosome 16, RoL_Sarg_1.0, whole genome shotgun sequence genome contains:
- the atp6v1g1 gene encoding V-type proton ATPase subunit G 1 is translated as MASQSQGIQQLLQAEKRAAEKVAEARKRKNRRLKQAKEEAQAEIEQYRLQRDKEFKTKEAAALGSHGNSAVEVDRDTVERMGRIQASYRGNRDTVLGDLLRRVCDIKPELHANYRVAG
- the slc31a1 gene encoding high affinity copper uptake protein 1; this encodes MNHSAMQMEHNQQDHAHHNHVMAPTAMPTHGGGHDHGGGGEGDHCGGMAMTFYFGYSNVPLLFNGLTINTVGEMVGACLGVFLLAVLYEGLKMGRESLLRRSQVNVRYNCMPLPGADGTVLMETHKTVGQRMLSPAHFLQTLLHVVQVVVSYLLMLVFMTYNAYLCAAVAVGAGMGYFLFSWRKAVVVDITEHCH